AGAAACAGGCACTGCCCTGGCCACAAAGACTCAGGTCAGCTCGTCATCCACCCAGTCGGCCACCAGGAGGCCGGCCACCCGGCGGTACTCGCGGCCGTTGTGGGTCACTAAGGTCAGGCCGCGCGCCAGTGCCATGCCTGCGTTCAGCAGGTCATACGGGCCAATCGGTGTCCCCTGCGCTTTGAGGGCGGCCCGGATGCTGGCCGTCACGCGGGCGTCCCCTGGTCCGTAGTCCAGCACCGCCACCCTGGGCAACCACAGCGACAGGGTCGCCTCCACGGCGGCGCGTTTGGCCGGCGCCTGGGCCAGCCCAAACTCGATTTCCATGACCGTCACGCTGCTCAAGGCCAGGGTGGATGGGGGATGCTGAGCCAAGTGGCCGCGCACATGGCCCATGCCCCGCACCGCGTAGCTGATG
Above is a genomic segment from Deinococcus radiopugnans ATCC 19172 containing:
- a CDS encoding PIN domain-containing protein, whose translation is ISYAVRGMGHVRGHLAQHPPSTLALSSVTVMEIEFGLAQAPAKRAAVEATLSLWLPRVAVLDYGPGDARVTASIRAALKAQGTPIGPYDLLNAGMALARGLTLVTHNGREYRRVAGLLVADWVDDELT